In one window of Temnothorax longispinosus isolate EJ_2023e chromosome 9, Tlon_JGU_v1, whole genome shotgun sequence DNA:
- the LOC139819254 gene encoding uncharacterized protein: MGSPLSPDLADLVLQDIETRAIGILNFSLPFFYRYVDDIAMATPYDMVDFTLQTFNSFHPRSQFTIEVGNKKLNFLDTTIINNNVLIEFDWYHKPTFSGRYLNYNSCHPSSQKRGTIMGLINRAFFSHLKFHEKNLGLIVSILLNNDYPLDLIFNTFHERLKSLFFKQTKKQNPNDTNNDAAFKKWFIVPFFPSISIKFKDIFRDSDTHLSYYSVNKLNKFIKVQKDALPTFATSNVVYKIFFRNCDASYVGQTGRQLKTRISEHRNHINRNGSSHSVITDHRIQNDHDFDWDGVEILDHERFYHKRLISEVLYIRQQRHSLNLQSDTDCLHHAYLSVINNA, from the coding sequence ATGGGTTCTCCTTTGTCTCCCGACCTTGCGGATCtagttttacaagatattgaGACGAGGGCGATTGGAATTCTCAATTTCTCTCTACCGTTTTTCTACAGATACGTGGATGACATTGCGATGGCCACACCCTACGATATGGTCGATTTTACCTTGCAAACATTTAACTCGTTCCATCCACGCTCACAATTTACTATAGAGGTGggtaataaaaaactaaattttttagataccacCATTATCAACAACAATGTGCTTATCGAATTTGATTGGTATCATAAGCCCACTTTTTCGGGCCGTTATTTAAACTACAATTCTTGTCATCCCTCGTCTCAAAAGCGTGGTACCATCATGGGACTCATCAACCgagcttttttttctcacctgAAGTTTCACGAGAAAAATTTAGGACTTATCGTTAGCATCCTTCTGAACAATGATTACCCTttagatcttatatttaacactTTTCACGAACGTCTTAAAAGtctcttttttaaacaaaccAAAAAACAAAATCCGAATGATACTAACAATGACgctgcttttaaaaaatggtttattGTTCCGTTTTTTCCTTCAATTTCTATCAAattcaaagatattttcaGGGATTCAGATACTCACTTATCATACTAcagtgttaataaattaaataaatttatcaaagttCAGAAGGATGCTCTTCCGACTTTTGCAACGAGTAATGTCGTCTACAAGATTTTTTTCCGGAATTGCGACGCATCATACGTGGGTCAAACTGGTAGACAACTAAAAACCAGAATATCTGAACATCGCAACCACATCAATAGAAATGGTTCCTCCCACTCCGTGATCACTGATCATAGAATTCAGAATGACCACGATTTTGATTGGGATGGCGTCGAGATATTAGATCATGAAAGATTCTACCACAAGCGACTTATTTCTGAAGTTCTATACATAAGACAACAGCGCCATAGTTTGAATTTACAATCGGATACCGACTGCTTACACCACGCATACCTGTCTGTCATAAATAATGCTTAA